The Agarilytica rhodophyticola genome has a window encoding:
- a CDS encoding HU family DNA-binding protein, whose protein sequence is MNKSELVEAIAGSADISKAAAGRALDAITESIATALKEGDQVALVGFGTFLVKERAARTGRNPQTGAPIDIPAAKIPSFKAGKALKDAVN, encoded by the coding sequence GTGAATAAATCAGAATTGGTCGAAGCAATTGCAGGTTCTGCGGATATTTCTAAAGCGGCTGCAGGTAGAGCTTTGGATGCAATCACGGAATCAATTGCAACGGCACTTAAAGAGGGTGATCAGGTGGCGCTAGTTGGCTTTGGTACCTTTCTAGTTAAAGAGAGAGCTGCCCGTACTGGTCGTAATCCTCAAACAGGTGCTCCTATTGATATTCCTGCTGCAAAAATTCCTTCTTTTAAAGCTGGTAAAGCTTTAAAAGATGCAGTTAACTAA
- the lon gene encoding endopeptidase La, whose product MESSSPESPIPLLPLRDVVVYPHMVIPLFVGRAKSIAALERAMADDKQVLLVAQKHASVDEPGKDDLYACGTIAAVLQLLKLPDGTVKVLVEGRRRANILDVIEQDEYFLAEFDNVEDDQLETKSLEMLTRTLLSRFENYVNLSKKVPAEVMTSLSGIDEAGRLADTIAAHMSLELAQKQEILEIVNIRERLEHLIGLMEAEADLFQVEKRIRGRVKKQMEKSQREYYLNEQMKAIQKELGDMGEEGNEGDELEKKISEVGMPKDAQEKAMSELNKLRMMSPMSAEASVVRAYIDWMVTIPWTKRSKVLHDLERAEKVLEKDHYGLEEVKERILEYLAVQKRVKKVKGPILCLVGPPGVGKTSLGESIARATNRKFVRMALGGVRDEAEIRGHRRTYIGSMPGKLVQKMAKVGVKNPLFLLDEIDKMGMDHRGDPASALLEVLDPEQNSTFNDHYLEVDYDLSDVMFVCTSNTMNIPGPLLDRMEVIRIPGYTEDEKLNIASRYLIPKQMKNNGLKSEEISIEEAALRDVIRYYTREAGVRGLDREVAKLCRKVVTKNVKAKALENITVKDSDLEEYLGVRKADYGKAESENQIGQVTGLAWTQVGGELLTIEASGVRGKGRFTKTGSLGDVMQESTQAAMTVVRSRAQVLGLAPDFNEKLDIHIHVPEGATPKDGPSAGIAMCTALVSVYTEIPVRADVAMTGEITLRGEVLKIGGLKEKLLAAHRGGIKVVVIPKDNEADLRDIPDNIKSDLSIHPVKWIDEVLEVALQYMPTPLSDEEYEALEAKANAINSDESRISTH is encoded by the coding sequence ATGGAATCGTCATCTCCTGAGTCACCGATACCTTTACTACCGCTTCGTGATGTTGTTGTTTATCCGCATATGGTAATCCCTTTATTTGTTGGAAGGGCGAAATCCATAGCGGCATTAGAGCGTGCTATGGCTGACGATAAACAAGTGCTTTTAGTCGCTCAAAAACACGCATCGGTTGATGAGCCTGGTAAAGATGATCTGTATGCCTGTGGCACCATTGCAGCAGTGTTGCAATTACTTAAGCTTCCTGATGGAACGGTTAAAGTTCTTGTTGAAGGTCGGCGCCGAGCGAATATCCTTGATGTTATTGAGCAGGATGAATATTTTCTGGCTGAATTTGATAATGTTGAAGATGATCAGCTCGAAACTAAATCCTTAGAAATGTTGACGCGAACACTTCTATCTAGATTTGAAAATTATGTAAATCTTAGTAAAAAAGTGCCTGCTGAAGTGATGACCTCTTTAAGCGGGATAGACGAAGCTGGGCGACTGGCGGACACTATTGCGGCGCATATGTCTTTAGAGCTTGCGCAAAAGCAAGAAATTTTAGAAATCGTTAATATTCGCGAGCGCTTAGAGCACCTTATTGGTTTGATGGAAGCTGAGGCCGATTTATTCCAGGTTGAAAAGCGCATTCGTGGCCGTGTTAAAAAGCAAATGGAGAAAAGCCAACGCGAGTATTATCTGAATGAGCAGATGAAAGCCATTCAGAAAGAATTGGGTGATATGGGAGAAGAGGGCAACGAAGGAGATGAGCTTGAGAAAAAGATCTCAGAAGTCGGCATGCCTAAGGATGCTCAAGAAAAAGCCATGTCAGAGCTTAATAAACTGCGCATGATGTCACCCATGTCGGCAGAGGCTTCTGTTGTCCGCGCCTATATTGATTGGATGGTGACAATTCCATGGACAAAGCGTAGTAAGGTGCTGCACGACTTAGAACGAGCAGAAAAAGTCCTTGAGAAAGATCACTATGGTTTAGAAGAAGTTAAAGAGCGAATTCTTGAGTATTTGGCGGTACAAAAACGGGTCAAAAAAGTAAAGGGTCCGATTTTGTGTCTGGTAGGGCCTCCAGGTGTAGGTAAAACTTCTTTAGGTGAGTCTATTGCGCGCGCAACTAATCGTAAATTTGTACGCATGGCGCTGGGTGGAGTGAGAGATGAAGCCGAAATTCGAGGTCATCGGCGAACATATATAGGTTCTATGCCAGGCAAGCTTGTTCAGAAAATGGCAAAAGTTGGAGTTAAAAATCCACTATTTTTGCTCGATGAAATAGATAAAATGGGCATGGATCATCGTGGGGATCCTGCTTCAGCCTTGTTGGAAGTGTTAGATCCTGAACAGAATTCTACGTTTAATGATCACTACCTAGAAGTGGATTACGACTTATCTGACGTGATGTTCGTCTGTACCTCAAATACCATGAATATTCCCGGGCCCCTGCTTGATCGTATGGAAGTTATTCGTATCCCCGGCTATACAGAAGATGAGAAGCTCAATATTGCCAGTCGTTACTTGATTCCTAAGCAGATGAAAAATAATGGTCTTAAGTCTGAGGAGATTAGTATCGAAGAAGCAGCCTTGAGGGATGTTATTCGCTACTATACTAGAGAGGCTGGTGTGCGAGGCTTAGATCGAGAAGTAGCCAAGTTATGCCGCAAAGTGGTAACAAAAAATGTTAAGGCCAAAGCACTAGAAAATATTACCGTTAAAGATAGCGATTTAGAAGAGTATTTAGGCGTTCGCAAGGCGGATTACGGTAAAGCAGAAAGCGAAAATCAAATTGGTCAAGTAACGGGGCTTGCGTGGACGCAGGTGGGCGGTGAGTTACTGACTATTGAGGCTTCTGGTGTTAGAGGCAAAGGGCGGTTTACTAAGACTGGCTCCCTTGGGGATGTGATGCAAGAATCTACGCAAGCCGCCATGACAGTTGTTCGCTCTCGTGCTCAAGTATTGGGGCTTGCACCAGATTTTAATGAGAAGCTCGATATCCATATTCACGTACCTGAAGGGGCTACGCCTAAAGATGGGCCCAGCGCAGGTATTGCAATGTGCACGGCTTTGGTCTCTGTTTATACAGAAATACCTGTGCGTGCAGATGTGGCGATGACGGGTGAAATAACTTTGCGCGGAGAAGTGCTCAAGATCGGAGGCTTGAAAGAAAAGTTGTTAGCAGCCCATCGGGGAGGTATTAAAGTTGTTGTTATCCCCAAAGATAATGAAGCAGATCTGCGTGATATTCCAGATAACATAAAAAGTGATTTGAGTATTCATCCTGTAAAATGGATAGATGAAGTGTTGGAAGTTGCACTACAATATATGCCGACCCCTCTTAGCGATGAGGAGTATGAAGCGCTAGAAGCCAAAGCAAATGCGATTAATAGTGATGAGAGCCGAATAAGCACACATTGA